Proteins encoded together in one Candidatus Neomarinimicrobiota bacterium window:
- the aroC gene encoding chorismate synthase yields MQCITAGESHGPALSVIIHGLPSGFRLDVDEINRQLSRRQKGYGRGGRMRIETDRVEILSGLRNSMTLGSPLACIIRNRDFENWKKTMDPVRADLSEKISVPRPGHADYAGMLKYKTDDLRNILERASARETAVRTLAGAVCRQFLENAGISLYSIVTRIGPAGVDPEHMPPVADWIQADKSPVRCPDSKTEKLMIKAIDTARKEGDSLGGLFRVAVRNLPVGLGSYTQWNERLTSMIAAQILGIPAIRGIEFGLGFKAAELPGSRVHDPLEIKEGKIYRSTNHSGGIEGGMSNGCDLIFSAVMKPIPTLSKPLASVDLKTGKQTSAHKERTDSCAVPAASVVAENVTAIPLLEAFLMKFGGDSWEETLKHREAFQ; encoded by the coding sequence ATCCAATGTATCACGGCCGGTGAAAGTCACGGTCCGGCACTCAGCGTTATCATCCACGGTCTCCCATCGGGATTCCGCTTAGATGTGGATGAAATCAATCGACAGCTGAGTCGCCGTCAGAAGGGTTACGGACGGGGTGGCCGGATGAGAATTGAGACGGATCGGGTGGAAATTCTTTCCGGACTGCGAAACAGCATGACTCTTGGAAGTCCCCTCGCCTGTATCATCCGGAATCGGGATTTTGAAAACTGGAAGAAAACGATGGACCCGGTCCGGGCAGATTTGTCGGAAAAAATTTCAGTCCCCCGGCCCGGTCATGCCGATTACGCCGGCATGCTGAAGTATAAAACCGACGATCTTCGGAATATTCTGGAGCGAGCCAGTGCCCGCGAAACTGCAGTCCGAACTCTGGCCGGGGCCGTATGCCGCCAGTTTCTTGAAAATGCCGGCATCTCTCTTTACTCTATTGTCACACGGATCGGTCCGGCAGGAGTGGATCCAGAACACATGCCTCCTGTGGCAGACTGGATTCAGGCAGATAAATCTCCCGTACGTTGTCCGGATTCCAAGACGGAAAAATTGATGATAAAAGCTATTGACACTGCCCGGAAAGAGGGTGATTCCCTGGGAGGCCTGTTCCGTGTCGCCGTTCGGAATCTGCCTGTAGGTCTTGGGAGTTATACCCAATGGAACGAGCGCCTGACATCCATGATTGCCGCTCAAATCCTTGGGATTCCCGCCATCCGCGGGATTGAATTCGGCCTGGGATTTAAAGCAGCTGAACTCCCGGGAAGCCGTGTCCACGACCCCCTTGAAATAAAAGAGGGGAAAATTTACCGGAGCACCAATCATAGCGGCGGGATTGAAGGAGGGATGAGCAACGGCTGCGACCTGATTTTCTCCGCCGTCATGAAACCCATCCCCACCCTCTCCAAACCTCTGGCCAGCGTGGATTTGAAAACAGGAAAGCAGACATCTGCTCATAAAGAACGGACAGACAGTTGTGCCGTCCCGGCAGCCTCCGTCGTAGCCGAAAATGTCACGGCTATTCCCCTTCTTGAGGCTTTTCTCATGAAATTCGGCGGAGACAGCTGGGAAGAAACCCTGAAACACCGGGAAGCATTCCAATGA
- a CDS encoding YjbQ family protein, with protein MKSLTKHLTFNIPARMDFVNITGHVEDLVRESGIKEGLCLVNAMHITASVFINDDEPGLHQDYKRWLEKLAPFDPGTDLYAHNRTGEDNGDAHHKRQIMGREVVVAVTKGRLDFGPWEQIFYGEFDGRRPKRVLVKIIGE; from the coding sequence ATGAAATCACTGACAAAACACCTTACATTTAACATTCCCGCGAGGATGGATTTTGTAAATATCACCGGCCATGTGGAAGATCTGGTTCGTGAATCGGGCATAAAGGAAGGATTGTGTCTTGTCAATGCCATGCACATTACCGCCTCTGTTTTCATTAATGACGACGAGCCGGGTCTTCACCAGGATTATAAACGCTGGTTGGAAAAACTGGCGCCCTTTGATCCGGGAACAGATCTGTATGCTCACAACAGGACCGGGGAAGATAACGGAGATGCTCACCACAAGCGGCAAATCATGGGACGTGAAGTCGTTGTGGCCGTCACAAAAGGCCGCCTTGATTTTGGTCCCTGGGAACAGATCTTCTATGGTGAATTTGACGGGCGCAGGCCCAAACGGGTTTTGGTTAAAATTATAGGAGAATAA
- a CDS encoding 3-dehydroquinate dehydratase → MSKPSEKKLKILVLHGPNLNLLGHRDPKHYGRLTLDKLNTLIRKKARELDVDVKFYQTNHEGNLVTLLQRQRKYVDGILINPAAYTHTSIAIRDAIELIKIPVVEIHLSDISSRDPFRRVSMIRDVCLATFSGKKEQSYLEGLEFLVGRLKSGKL, encoded by the coding sequence TTGTCAAAGCCATCTGAAAAAAAACTAAAAATTCTTGTACTTCATGGCCCCAATTTGAATCTGCTGGGACACCGGGATCCGAAACACTACGGCCGTCTGACCCTGGATAAACTGAACACGCTCATCCGTAAAAAGGCCCGGGAGCTGGATGTAGATGTCAAATTTTATCAGACTAACCATGAAGGAAATCTGGTAACGCTCTTACAACGGCAGCGAAAATATGTGGACGGCATCCTGATAAATCCTGCCGCGTATACCCATACCAGCATTGCCATCCGGGACGCCATTGAGTTGATAAAAATCCCTGTCGTGGAAATTCACCTTTCGGATATCAGTTCGCGTGATCCCTTTCGGCGGGTGTCCATGATTCGTGATGTATGCCTTGCCACATTTTCCGGAAAAAAAGAACAGAGTTACCTGGAAGGTCTGGAATTTCTGGTTGGCCGGTTGAAGTCCGGAAAGTTGTAA
- a CDS encoding chorismate mutase, which translates to MDETIIQSLRSQIDSIDKSLVELLTKRMELAYQIGREKGKTGQPVTVPGREEEIYHSLEGVQSRFLKPADLKALFTQIIALGRKAGQEGARDTNENKEHSS; encoded by the coding sequence ATGGATGAAACAATCATACAATCTCTCCGGAGCCAAATTGACAGTATCGACAAATCTTTGGTCGAACTTTTAACCAAAAGGATGGAACTGGCCTACCAGATCGGGAGGGAGAAGGGGAAAACAGGACAACCTGTGACGGTTCCGGGACGTGAAGAGGAAATTTATCACTCCCTGGAGGGCGTTCAATCCCGCTTTTTAAAACCAGCGGACCTGAAAGCCTTGTTCACGCAGATCATTGCCCTTGGACGTAAGGCCGGACAAGAGGGTGCCAGAGATACGAATGAGAACAAGGAGCATTCATCATGA
- a CDS encoding prephenate dehydrogenase/arogenate dehydrogenase family protein: MKSREFAIIGYGRFGRVFASILARYGTVSVYDINSVTPEKKIRQVSLDEALQKEVIFLCIPISAIPAFLHENRDKINSTSIVIDTGSVKAYPVRWMDEIIPHIPHLGIHPLFGPDSYAENRVNLIILTPSGQYPQLAETWRDTFQEWHFFTRILSPDEHDKHIAESQGLTHFIGNILLTLNLPESKTPTKGYGMLRAVETFCSHDTSQLFRDMLMYNEHSSEMFRAFMKATHTVASLIRKESFNIRKEKVRVGAMGDEGSFSHEAALQYIRDRQLVNGEVLCLTSAENVLEHLELGRIDIGLLPIQNAVGGVVQETLTHLAGTRCKISGHFPFLVKQCLLSRPDFEGKPASIHSHLQALRQCKSYLSTHYPDIPQVEERDTAAAAAMLSRGDIPQNAFVIAPETCVKLHNLKLIRSGIQDLDYNITDFISVIMDD, encoded by the coding sequence ATGAAATCCCGTGAATTTGCTATCATCGGTTACGGCCGTTTCGGCCGGGTTTTTGCCTCTATCCTTGCCCGGTACGGGACAGTATCTGTCTACGACATAAATTCCGTAACCCCTGAAAAGAAAATCAGACAGGTGTCCCTGGATGAGGCACTTCAAAAAGAGGTGATTTTTCTCTGCATCCCCATATCGGCCATTCCGGCCTTTCTTCATGAAAACCGGGACAAAATCAATTCAACATCTATAGTCATTGATACAGGATCGGTGAAGGCTTATCCTGTACGGTGGATGGATGAGATCATTCCCCATATCCCCCATCTGGGGATTCACCCTCTTTTTGGTCCGGACAGCTATGCGGAAAACCGGGTCAACCTGATTATCCTCACACCTTCCGGTCAATACCCCCAACTGGCCGAAACATGGCGGGATACTTTTCAGGAATGGCATTTTTTTACCCGGATTTTAAGTCCTGATGAACATGACAAACACATTGCCGAGTCCCAGGGCCTCACCCATTTTATAGGAAATATTCTTCTGACCCTGAATTTGCCCGAGTCTAAAACACCTACCAAGGGATACGGCATGCTCCGGGCAGTAGAGACCTTTTGCAGCCATGACACGTCACAGCTTTTCAGAGATATGCTTATGTACAATGAACATTCCTCGGAAATGTTCAGAGCTTTCATGAAAGCGACCCATACAGTGGCGTCTCTGATACGAAAGGAGTCCTTCAACATCCGGAAAGAAAAGGTCCGTGTCGGTGCCATGGGTGATGAGGGAAGTTTTTCCCATGAGGCGGCTTTACAGTATATCCGGGATCGTCAGCTTGTGAACGGGGAAGTGCTTTGCCTGACATCGGCGGAAAATGTGCTGGAGCATCTTGAACTGGGACGCATTGACATCGGTTTGCTGCCTATACAGAATGCCGTAGGCGGTGTAGTTCAGGAAACCCTGACCCATCTCGCCGGGACCCGCTGCAAAATTTCAGGTCATTTCCCCTTTCTGGTCAAACAGTGCCTTTTATCCCGGCCGGATTTTGAGGGAAAGCCGGCATCAATACATTCACACCTTCAGGCCCTGCGTCAGTGCAAAAGCTATCTGAGTACCCACTATCCTGACATCCCTCAGGTGGAAGAACGGGACACCGCCGCAGCCGCCGCGATGCTGTCACGGGGAGATATTCCACAAAATGCCTTTGTGATTGCCCCCGAAACTTGTGTAAAATTGCATAATTTGAAACTAATCCGTTCCGGTATTCAGGATTTGGATTACAATATCACGGATTTTATTTCCGTTATCATGGATGATTAA
- the aroF gene encoding 3-deoxy-7-phosphoheptulonate synthase → MIIVMNQGAKDAQIEQISEHLHKLDLKIHKSRGEDHMILGIIGDISRVDIEKIKGFDGVNKVIRISESYKQCSRTFKPSNTIVHVGKVPFGGKEIAVIAGPCSVENEKMVHKLSREIKRYGAHVLRGGAYKPRSSPYTFQGLGEEGLKYLQDAAFASGIPCVSEVMAISDIDLFCKYVDALQVGARNMQNYSLLKALGTVDKPVILKRGISATVEEWLNAAEYIVNGGNSKVILCERGIRTFENSTRFTLDLSSVPVVKKLSHLPIIVDPSHAMGNRELVVPMARAAVAAGADGIMVEVHDDPINALSDGPQSLYPKQFNHLMKELHIISQVIGRGLLKK, encoded by the coding sequence ATGATTATTGTAATGAATCAGGGCGCAAAGGACGCCCAAATCGAACAGATTTCCGAGCACCTGCACAAACTAGATCTGAAAATACATAAATCCCGGGGTGAAGATCACATGATCCTTGGGATTATCGGAGATATTTCCCGGGTTGACATCGAAAAAATCAAAGGGTTTGACGGTGTTAACAAAGTCATCCGGATATCAGAAAGTTATAAACAGTGTTCCCGGACATTTAAGCCGTCAAACACCATTGTCCATGTGGGGAAAGTCCCCTTCGGGGGCAAAGAAATCGCCGTCATCGCCGGTCCCTGCTCCGTGGAAAATGAAAAGATGGTTCACAAGCTCTCCCGGGAAATCAAACGTTACGGTGCTCATGTACTCCGGGGCGGTGCATACAAACCCCGGTCATCCCCCTATACCTTTCAGGGACTGGGAGAAGAGGGACTGAAATACCTGCAGGATGCGGCCTTTGCATCGGGGATCCCCTGTGTTTCCGAAGTGATGGCCATATCGGATATCGACCTGTTTTGCAAATATGTGGATGCCCTTCAGGTCGGTGCCCGGAATATGCAGAATTACAGCCTTCTCAAAGCCCTGGGGACTGTAGACAAGCCGGTGATCCTCAAACGGGGCATCTCCGCCACAGTGGAAGAGTGGCTGAATGCCGCCGAATATATTGTGAACGGCGGAAATTCAAAGGTGATTTTATGTGAACGCGGGATCCGGACATTTGAAAATTCCACCCGTTTTACCCTGGACCTCTCTTCAGTCCCCGTAGTGAAAAAATTGTCCCATTTACCCATCATTGTGGATCCAAGCCATGCCATGGGAAACCGGGAGCTTGTGGTTCCCATGGCCCGGGCTGCCGTAGCCGCCGGAGCGGACGGCATCATGGTGGAAGTTCATGACGATCCCATCAATGCTCTCTCTGACGGGCCTCAATCCCTCTACCCCAAACAATTCAACCATCTTATGAAAGAGCTCCATATCATCAGTCAGGTGATCGGGCGGGGATTGCTGAAAAAATGA
- the aroA gene encoding 3-phosphoshikimate 1-carboxyvinyltransferase yields the protein MIKNTCKIIPAERVRGKISLPGDKSISHRALIFAAIAKGKSKIRYLNKGVDVLSTIACLQKVGVHFQLGRYTVNVKSPGLHGWSGEDKTAFNCGNSGTTTRLLAGLLAGQSFESVLYGDESLSRRPMGRIIEPLSKMNAVFDSTDGHLPLNIFPSKLKGIRYTLPVASAQVKSAILLAGLLAEGKTHVTEPVRCRDHTERMMKMLGIPIFKKKNTWMVHTLKRPIPGFEYNVPADPSSAAFWVAAALLLPKSRIVLNNVSLNPTRIAYIRLLQNAGADIHCSEEKRSHEPYGDIVVKSSELQGFSVTSRNIPDLIDEIPILALIATQAKGITRVRGARELRVKESDRIATTVACLKTLGAEIEEHEDGMTIHGSTPLHGGIVNAYMDHRIAMTMAIAGLIASDPVIIEDYSVVDISYPDFFSTLEKIRQ from the coding sequence ATGATTAAAAACACCTGCAAAATAATACCCGCTGAACGGGTCCGGGGAAAAATCTCGCTTCCGGGGGACAAATCCATCAGTCACCGGGCCTTGATTTTTGCCGCCATTGCCAAAGGAAAATCCAAAATCCGCTATCTGAATAAAGGTGTGGATGTCCTTTCAACCATAGCATGCCTGCAAAAAGTAGGAGTTCATTTTCAATTGGGCCGCTATACCGTCAATGTAAAGAGCCCGGGGCTTCATGGCTGGTCCGGAGAGGATAAAACCGCCTTTAATTGCGGGAACTCCGGAACCACAACCCGCCTTCTTGCCGGACTTCTGGCAGGACAGTCCTTTGAATCGGTTCTCTACGGTGACGAATCTCTCTCCCGCCGGCCCATGGGACGGATAATTGAGCCCCTGTCAAAAATGAATGCCGTCTTTGACAGTACGGATGGTCATCTGCCTTTAAATATTTTTCCCTCGAAACTCAAAGGAATCCGCTACACCCTGCCTGTGGCCAGTGCACAGGTCAAATCCGCCATCCTGCTGGCCGGACTCCTGGCAGAGGGTAAAACCCATGTGACTGAACCGGTCCGGTGCAGGGATCATACCGAGCGGATGATGAAAATGCTGGGCATTCCCATATTCAAAAAGAAAAACACGTGGATGGTCCATACCCTGAAACGGCCGATTCCCGGATTTGAATATAATGTGCCCGCTGATCCTTCCTCAGCTGCATTTTGGGTGGCAGCGGCACTTTTACTTCCTAAAAGCCGCATTGTCCTGAACAATGTCAGCCTGAATCCCACGCGCATTGCATATATCAGGCTTCTGCAAAATGCCGGTGCCGATATTCACTGCAGTGAAGAAAAAAGAAGTCATGAACCCTATGGAGATATTGTTGTAAAAAGTTCAGAACTCCAGGGATTTTCCGTGACATCCAGAAATATTCCCGACCTCATTGATGAAATTCCCATACTGGCGCTCATCGCCACTCAGGCAAAGGGAATCACGCGCGTTCGCGGTGCCCGGGAACTCCGTGTGAAAGAGAGTGACCGCATCGCCACAACCGTTGCATGTCTGAAAACCCTGGGTGCCGAGATTGAAGAACACGAGGACGGTATGACAATCCACGGTTCCACGCCCCTTCACGGCGGCATCGTTAATGCCTATATGGACCACCGGATCGCCATGACCATGGCCATTGCCGGGTTGATTGCTTCAGACCCCGTGATTATCGAAGATTACTCGGTTGTGGATATCAGCTATCCGGATTTCTTCAGCACACTTGAAAAAATCCGGCAGTAA
- a CDS encoding shikimate kinase, with protein sequence MIIFLTGMMGTGKTEVGQALAKSLKCTFLDLDHYLEKKTGKSIPEIFRTEGEEAFRKLERDIKHDPLPNTSDMVIATGGGFPLDERNREWMKSTGVVIWLQAEPQTILERVKMSENRPLLPQPLQPAHIQQILDKRTFVYKQANYYIQTDGRSIRDIVREILEKLDKKNA encoded by the coding sequence ATGATCATCTTCCTGACAGGTATGATGGGAACCGGCAAGACCGAAGTGGGCCAGGCTCTGGCAAAATCACTCAAATGCACCTTTTTGGATCTGGACCATTATCTGGAAAAAAAGACAGGGAAGAGCATTCCGGAAATATTCCGGACAGAAGGTGAAGAGGCTTTCCGGAAACTGGAAAGAGACATAAAACATGATCCTCTTCCCAATACCTCTGATATGGTCATTGCCACCGGCGGTGGATTTCCTCTGGACGAAAGAAACCGGGAATGGATGAAGTCCACGGGAGTGGTCATCTGGCTGCAGGCGGAACCCCAAACTATCCTGGAGCGTGTAAAAATGAGTGAAAACAGGCCTCTGTTACCTCAACCTCTCCAGCCGGCTCACATTCAGCAAATTCTGGACAAACGAACTTTTGTTTATAAACAAGCGAATTATTATATTCAAACCGACGGAAGAAGCATCCGTGACATCGTTCGGGAAATTCTTGAAAAGTTAGATAAAAAAAATGCATAA
- the aroB gene encoding 3-dehydroquinate synthase: MHKIRVDLHERSYPIYVKNESLPTVGSILKKLNISSRVVLVSSQHVSALYKNVVEKSLKQEGFQVCYILMPSGEANKNLKTVQYLYDTMLDLKMDRGSTVIALGGGVVGDTAGFLAATIYRGMNLVQIPTTLLAQVDSSIGGKVGINHARGKNLIGAIYQPKIVIVDPTVLKTLEFRQRVSGFGEVIKYGFIRDRIFTQFLLENFSEILTLKNLDHVNAAIIRAIEIKSFIVSADEHESNLRMVLNFGHTIGHAVEHTAGYGTYTHGEAVIIGMCAALKLSTDMGLLPADVSQQYIQHLLRIPVPGSLKKYDTDRMYEAMTHDKKVRNGKIQFVLLQKIGDAVIRDDVPKSIIYETLEWVKDLQFVKAI; this comes from the coding sequence ATGCATAAAATACGAGTAGACCTTCACGAACGCAGTTATCCCATCTACGTAAAAAACGAGAGCCTTCCCACTGTGGGAAGCATACTGAAAAAATTGAATATCAGCTCTCGTGTGGTACTTGTATCCAGTCAGCATGTATCAGCCCTTTATAAGAATGTGGTGGAAAAATCGCTGAAACAAGAGGGCTTTCAGGTTTGCTATATTCTCATGCCCAGCGGGGAAGCCAACAAAAACCTGAAAACGGTACAGTATCTGTATGATACCATGCTGGATTTAAAGATGGACCGGGGATCCACAGTCATCGCCCTGGGAGGTGGCGTCGTAGGGGATACGGCAGGTTTTCTGGCAGCCACCATATACCGGGGTATGAATCTGGTACAGATCCCTACAACCCTTCTGGCCCAGGTGGATTCTTCCATTGGCGGGAAGGTGGGCATCAATCATGCCCGGGGGAAAAACCTGATTGGAGCCATCTATCAGCCGAAAATTGTGATTGTCGATCCGACGGTTCTTAAAACCCTGGAATTCCGCCAGAGGGTTTCCGGTTTTGGAGAAGTAATTAAATATGGGTTTATCAGGGACCGTATTTTTACACAGTTCCTCCTGGAAAATTTTTCCGAGATTCTAACCCTGAAAAACCTGGATCATGTGAATGCGGCCATTATCCGGGCTATTGAGATCAAGTCCTTCATTGTATCAGCCGATGAACATGAAAGCAATTTGCGGATGGTACTGAATTTCGGCCACACCATTGGCCACGCCGTGGAACATACGGCAGGCTACGGAACGTACACCCACGGCGAGGCTGTCATTATCGGTATGTGTGCCGCCTTAAAACTCAGCACCGACATGGGCCTCCTTCCGGCGGATGTCTCTCAACAATATATTCAGCATCTCCTGCGGATACCTGTCCCCGGATCCCTGAAAAAATACGATACCGACCGGATGTACGAAGCCATGACGCACGATAAAAAAGTTCGGAACGGGAAAATCCAGTTTGTGCTTCTGCAAAAAATCGGCGATGCCGTGATCCGGGATGATGTCCCAAAATCCATTATTTACGAAACTCTTGAATGGGTAAAGGACCTTCAGTTTGTCAAAGCCATCTGA